One Streptomyces sp. L2 genomic window carries:
- a CDS encoding PhoH family protein: MAEGRNPSTAIAAHRRDAHIIDIRLPEGIEPFRLARKRDKYHAAGGGGRPMRFIDSIEPAGREETVCIQVAAEDSLYVTQGHLLTHNTLNDAFIILDEAQNTSPEQMKMFLTRLGFDSKIVITGDVTQVDLPGGTKSGLRQVQDILEGLDDVHFSRLTSHDVVRHKLVGRIVDAYEKYDSRHVTENGGAAKGGRGRAAGHGHKGK; this comes from the coding sequence ATGGCCGAGGGGCGCAACCCAAGCACCGCGATCGCTGCCCACCGCCGCGACGCCCACATCATCGACATCCGCCTCCCCGAAGGCATCGAGCCCTTCCGCCTGGCTCGCAAGCGCGACAAGTACCACGCGGCCGGAGGCGGCGGACGCCCCATGCGGTTCATCGACAGCATCGAGCCCGCGGGCAGGGAGGAGACCGTCTGTATCCAGGTGGCGGCCGAGGACTCGCTCTACGTGACCCAGGGCCACCTGCTGACGCACAACACGCTCAACGACGCCTTCATCATCCTGGACGAGGCTCAGAACACGAGCCCCGAGCAGATGAAGATGTTCCTCACCCGCCTCGGCTTCGACTCCAAGATCGTGATCACGGGTGACGTCACCCAGGTCGACCTGCCCGGCGGCACCAAGTCCGGGCTGCGGCAGGTGCAGGACATCCTGGAGGGCCTCGACGACGTCCACTTCTCCCGGCTCACGTCCCACGATGTCGTACGGCACAAGCTGGTCGGCCGTATCGTCGACGCGTACGAGAAGTACGACAGCAGACACGTCACCGAGAACGGCGGCGCCGCCAAGGGCGGCCGAGGCAGAGCCGCCGGGCACGGGCACAAGGGGAAGTAG
- a CDS encoding beta-xylosidase — MGSTPRRSRRWRWASLFGATALAVTAGGALACPAGAAATNVDFATHCIPPAIAGLPPIDGTTTANVAVDNTSPKVGDTVTVTYTVVTAAASNPTDLALPADIMTPTGKVTLGGAQTGDVTVAGPKKNPPVPGKAAFPSFSMTGTFTVTKAGQITLAPGDYNIHTSYIMELDTPCTVTNPPAPASETITATDGTPANTRAISLSSASGDPGASVTVSGSAFTPGASVTLAGRAGDTQTADTATVTANDQGSFSGSLTVNDKTTTGIVAYEGASWNADTGAGPAAYVVNDDTPVPPGSQKLTTTVKAGTLSMTQAGDAVALSAVDFGKGGASTGSLQTVTVKDFRGGPAGWSLTGKVTDFTGPGAKIDASRLSWTPACATKAGSPSTCNAGSAGAVGLTGATLASTPDGTVTGGEFTVDAGLSLDVPAFTPPGSYSGVLTLTLT; from the coding sequence ATGGGTTCGACACCCCGAAGATCCCGACGGTGGCGCTGGGCGTCACTGTTCGGGGCGACCGCGCTCGCGGTCACCGCGGGCGGCGCGCTGGCCTGCCCGGCCGGCGCCGCCGCCACGAACGTGGACTTCGCCACGCACTGCATCCCGCCCGCCATCGCGGGCCTGCCGCCGATCGACGGCACCACCACCGCGAACGTGGCGGTGGACAACACCAGTCCGAAGGTCGGCGACACGGTGACCGTGACGTACACCGTGGTCACGGCCGCCGCTAGCAACCCCACCGACCTGGCGCTGCCGGCCGACATCATGACGCCGACCGGCAAGGTCACCCTCGGTGGCGCGCAGACCGGGGACGTGACCGTCGCCGGTCCCAAGAAGAACCCGCCGGTGCCGGGGAAGGCGGCCTTCCCGTCGTTCTCCATGACCGGCACGTTCACCGTGACCAAGGCCGGCCAGATCACCCTCGCGCCGGGCGACTACAACATCCACACCAGCTACATCATGGAGCTGGACACCCCGTGCACCGTCACCAACCCGCCCGCCCCGGCGTCCGAGACGATCACGGCGACCGACGGCACCCCGGCCAACACCCGGGCGATCTCCCTGAGTTCGGCCTCCGGTGACCCGGGCGCCAGTGTCACCGTGAGCGGCAGCGCCTTCACGCCGGGCGCGAGCGTCACGCTGGCCGGGCGGGCCGGGGACACACAGACCGCGGACACCGCGACCGTGACCGCGAACGACCAGGGCTCCTTCAGCGGTTCCCTCACCGTCAACGACAAGACGACGACCGGGATCGTGGCGTACGAGGGCGCCTCCTGGAACGCGGACACCGGCGCGGGCCCCGCGGCCTACGTCGTCAACGACGACACGCCCGTGCCGCCCGGCAGCCAGAAGCTGACCACCACCGTCAAGGCGGGCACCCTGTCGATGACCCAGGCCGGGGACGCCGTGGCCCTCTCGGCCGTCGACTTCGGCAAGGGCGGGGCCTCGACCGGCTCCCTGCAGACGGTGACCGTCAAGGACTTCCGCGGCGGCCCCGCGGGCTGGTCCCTGACCGGCAAGGTCACCGACTTCACCGGTCCCGGCGCCAAGATCGACGCGAGCAGGCTGAGCTGGACGCCGGCCTGCGCCACCAAGGCGGGCAGCCCCAGCACCTGCAACGCCGGTTCGGCGGGCGCCGTGGGCCTGACGGGAGCGACCCTGGCGTCGACCCCGGACGGCACGGTCACCGGCGGTGAGTTCACCGTCGACGCCGGACTCTCCCTGGACGTACCGGCGTTCACGCCTCCGGGCTCGTACTCCGGCGTCCTGACCCTCACCCTCACCTGA